The genomic segment TTGGGCGGCCAGGGTCAACGCGTTGTTCCGGATGACGTCGTTCGTGCAACCCGCCTGGTGCTGCAGGGTATAGACGGCGGAGACGACAGCACTGTTGAGCCGCTTATTGTCGGCATGCGCGGCCGGGGCCGCCCACGCGCCGATCATCAACAGCAGCGCGATTACCGGCAGCAAGCGTTTCCACACGGTCAGGTGACCTCCTCGAATCACACCGGATCGAAGCGCGAGACCAGCCATCGGCCGTTGACCTTGTCCAACGTCACCTTGATCACGGGCTGGGTATCGGTGGGAGCGCCGTCGCCGATGGTCACCGTCTGGTTGACGAACAGCAGTGCCACCGCATGGTTGTCCGTTACCGACACTGAGGATGCCGCACTCACTTTGGCCACCGATGAGATGTGCTTTTCCTTGGCGCCCGGGATCACCACCTGGCGGATCAGTTCTCCGTAGGCGTCCTTGAACTCGCCGGTCAGCCGCTCGCGTGCCGCGCCGAGATCCTTGTCGGCCGAGTCCGCCTGGTAGGACAGCAAAGCGGCTGCGCCTTCGCTTGCGGCCCGGACGGATTCGGTACGGGCCAGTGCGAGGTCATCGATGGACCCGACCAACCATCGAAAATAGCCGGCCCCCAGTGCGAGTAGCAAAGCGAGCGCTGGTAGCACTCCGTAGGCAAACACCCGCGTCCAGGGAATCCGCCGCGGTCCAGGTGGGGCCGCTGCCTCAGCTGATTCTGTTGCTTCCTGGACGATCTCGTCGTCGGTGGTCGCCGCGTCGATGTCTTCGGTGAGTGTTGTCATGGGACGAACACCACGTTGGAGACCTTGGTGTCGTTGCCGACTGAGCGGACCTCGATGCGCATCCGCCATTCCCTCGGTGCTTCTTCGCCGCCGGCAGTCCGCGACTTCACCGCGACCGCCACCAATACCTGAGCCGAATCTCCCCGCTGCGATTCCAGACCCGCATCGGTCACCGTGCCCTCCGATTTCGACTGCGCCGCCTTGACGACCTCGACGAATGGCTTGGCCCGCTGCTCGAAATCTTCGCGGAAGGCCCCGGTGGCCTGATCGAGAATTCGCTGCACGTCCGCATCGACCTCGGTGTAGTTGATCGTGGTGAGGTTCACCGCGCCCTGGCGGGCGACTTGAATGAATTGCTCACGCTGGGCCTGGGCTTGGTGCTTTTGGTAAGCCGCGTATCCCAGCCAGCCGGTCAGCCCGGTCAGCAATGCCAGGATTGCGGTGCCCGTGACCAGTGCCGCTCCGGTGCGGGAAAGCCGGCGACGGGTGAGCCGCTGCCGGCAGCGGGCGAACCGGCCTTCACTCTTGTCGGCCTCGTCGGCGGGCGCGTCGTCTTCGACCGTGTCGTAGTCCTCGGCGTAGGCACCCGTTGGCTCAGTGACCTTTTCTTCGGTCTCTGGGGTATCTGGCTCATCGGCCATGGTTTCTCCTTCACTTCTAAGCTGGCGGCACCAGTAGTGATTGCCAGTTTTTGGCACGCGGGTGCGCCAAGTCGGATTCGGTGTAATGCCGCCCGTCGGGACCTATGTAGTCGCCCGTGGCCGGGTCATAGGTGCTGACCGCGAGCGGCGGGGCCGGTGGCGCGGTGCCCCGCGGCGGTGGTAGCCGCGGATCCTGTCCCGGCGGGTACATCGGCACGCCCTGGCCGCTGGTGGTGGCGTTGGGATCGCCCTTCCAGTTATAGCCCTCGTTGAGCGGCACATACTCCTCGTCGCTTTCACACAGCTCGATCGTCGGCGCGCGCTTCCATGGTTTGGCCTCACACGGAATATTGCGTACGCCGCGGACATTGAGCTCGGAGTCCTGCGGCAGCCGGCAGAACAGGTCTGCTGCCGGGCGGTCGGGTGCATCGACGCTGGCCGGTGAACGACGCTGCTGTGGGGGCAGATACCCGGTGGTGCACGGCGGCGGCAGGTTGAGGTTGAGGTTGAAGTCCAACTGCGCGCCCCGGTACTCCTGTTTGGTGTTCGAGCTCGGCACGATGATCGCCGCCATGGCGGCGATGCCCTGCGGGAGCAGCACCAGCAGTTGTTCGATGTCGTGGCGATAGACGACGGCGATGTCGCCGAGGCTCACCAGGTTGGCGAACAGCACCGGCAGTGCCGGCGATACCCGGTCGAGCAATGCGCGCCCCTCTTCGACGCCAGAAGTGCCTTGTGTCAGCAGATCTCGCACTGCGGCGTCCTGTGCCTTGAACTGCGCCATCAGGGCCGATGTTCGACTGGCCCAGGTGGCGATCGCATCCGATGTCTGCACCTGTGTGCTCAGCACCGCGGGTGATTGGTCGATCAGCGTGGCGAGCGGGTCGAGCGTCTGACCACCCGCAATGGCCAATGCTGTTGACCCGTCGAGGATCCGAGATAGCTCGGGGCCCAGTCCGCCGACCGCCCGGTTGGTCTCGTCGATCACCGTGTGCAAATTGTCCCGCGGAATCGCTTGCAGCGCGCGGTTCGTCATGTCCAGCAGGTGGCCGATGTCGACGGGTACGTCGACGTGACCGGCCGGGATGACGTCGCCGGCCTGCAGCGGCCGGGATTGCTCACCGTCCTTGCCCTGCTGCGGGGTCAATTCGATATATTGCTCACCGATCGCCGAGCGGCTGTGCACCGAAGCCTGAACATTGGCAGGCACTTTGACCCCGGATCGCATCGCGAGCACCGCGCGCACCCCGGTTGCGGTGACATCGACCGATTTAACCTGACCCACGTCGGTGCCGCGGTAGGTGACGACCGACGTCTGGTACAGACCGCCCGATTGCGGCAGGTCGACAATGACGCTGTACTCGCCGATGCCGAACAGCGTTGCCGGCAGCTTCATGAAGTTGAATGCCATTGCGCCACAAGAAACCACGGTGACCAGGGTTAAAACGGCCAACTGGATCCAGGTACGGCGATTCAGACGCAGCATCTAGTACCCCCCGAAGTGATAGGGGTAGGTCAGCGGGTTGCCACCGGTGACCGGGCTGGGCTGCATGCCGATCGTGCGTCCCCACAGCAGTTCGAGTTGAGTCAGGTTGCCTTCCCATCGCGAGCCGGTGAACAGTCCCTGGTCGATACGGCTCAACGTCAAGTCGACGACCAGGGTCAGGTTGGCGTAGTCGCCGCGGAACCAGTTGCGCACCGTGGACGTCGGCCAGGGGTACGTCGCCAGGCCATCGAGACCCCTGGTGAGCGAGGGCCCCGCGTCGGCAAGCGAGCGCAGTACCGGCGCGATATTGCGCAGATTGTTGACCAGGGACTCCCTGCTCTGGTGAATGGTGTCGGCCGCGATCGCGCTGAACTTGCCCACCTGGTCGATGGTTTCGGCGATCTGGGTGCGTTCGGCCGCCAACACCGCCAGCGCTTTGGGGACCGTCATCAGGGCCTTGTCGACGACCGGGTCGTTGGCGGCAACCTGGCCCGCCAGAGCGTTGAGGTTCTCGGCGGCGGCAATGATGTCGTCGGTCTGATCGTTGGTCTTCGCGATGAACTCATCCAGTTGGTTCAGCAGGCTGCGCATGTCGTTTTCGCGGCCCGCGAACGCCTTGGCGACGGCCTGGTTGATCTCTTGTAACTGCCCAATTCCCCCGCCGTTGAGCAGGATTGACACCGACGCCAACGTCTGCTCGGTAGTCGGGTACAAGCTCGCACGCGACAGCGGGATGACCGATCCGTTTTTGAGTTGGCCCACCGGAGGCTCGTCCTTGGGCGGCGTGAGCTCAATGTGCATCGAACCGAGCAGGCTGGTCTGGCCCAGCTTTGCGGTGGAATTGGCCGGCAAGCGCACATCACCGTTGATGCGCATGGTGACCAGCGCGTGCCAATCCTGCAGCTCGATCTTGGTGACGTTACCGACGTTGACGTCGTCGACCCGAACACGCGTGTTCTGCTGAATGGTCACCACGTCGGGCATTTGCGCCTGGATCGTGTAGGCGCCGGGCCCACCACCGGAGGTACCGGGCAGGGTGAACGAATTCAGTCCTCGCCATCCGCACCCGGAAAGCGCAGCGAGACATACCAAACCGAGCACTGCGGCCATCGCCCGTCTCATGATTCAGGCCCCGTCGGCAGCATCAGGTTCTGCAACACCTGAATCGAGCTCATGCCGGCACTCGGCGGCGGCGGCGCCTCGACCTGCACCGGCGGCGGCCCCGCAGGTGGTGGTGCGTCGGGCGACGATGGCGCCTCGGGTGGTGGCGGGGGCGGGTTCCCGGGCCGCAGCCAGTCCTCGCTGTAGGTGATCTCGCTCGGCCGGGCCTGCGTCCCGACAAACGGATTGATGCCGGCCGGGATGTAGTTGTAGATGCGGTTCTTGATGATCGGGTTGATGTACTGCAGGCACAGCTTCGACACCCTGGCCAGGCGTGCCCGGGATGCCGCTTCGATCGAGCTGCAAATGAACTGCGGAATGTCGGCGAAGTTGTTCAACGCCAAGATGCCGGTCATCGCGCTCTGTGCGGGTTGATAGATGTTCAGGAAGTTCTGGAACACCGTCGGGGCGATGTGCAGGATTTGCTTGATGTCGCCGCGGCTGTCGTTCAGCGCGGTCGTGATCGACCCCAGCCGGTCGAACGTGACGCCCATCGATTCCCGGTTCTCGGCGAGGAAGTCGCGTACATCAACCAGTGCGCCATCCAAAGCCTTGAGCGCATTGCCGATTTCATTGGGGCTGTTCGTCAGTACCGTCGTCACGCTGGCCAGATTCCGGTTGAACGAGGCCAGCAGATCGCTGCTGGAGTACAGGGCCGAGACCAGGAGCTGCAGATTGCGCACCGTGCTGAAGATGTCGTCGGCGTGATCGCCGAGCGCCGAAATGGCTTGGGACAGCTTGATGACGGTGTCGCGCGCAGTGTCCCCCTGGCCGCGTAGGTTATCAGCGGCCGAGTTGACGAACTCGCCGACGGAGTTGACCCCGCCCGGAGTGGTCGGCTGTAACGCCTCGGTCAGCTTCTCCAGCTGTTTGCGAAAGTCGTCCCATTCGACCGGCACCGCGGTGCGGTTCAACGGAATCGACGCGCCAGGACTCAGTTTGGGTCCGCCGGAGTATGCCGGGACGAGTTGAATAGCTCGCGAAGTCACCAGCGACGGGGACAGGATCGCGGCACGGGCATCGGCCGGAACCGGGTACTGCTTGTCGACGGAGAACGTCACCTTGGAGCTGGTGGGCTGCGGCTCAATCTTGTCCACCACGCCGACCGCCACACCGAGGATGCGAATCTCGTCGCCGACGAACAGGCCGTTGGCCTCCGTGAAATACGCAGAGTACGTGTTCTTTTCGACCTCTTTCCACAGATTCCTGGCGACCAGGAACGACGCCGCGGCCAGCGTCAGCACCAGGCTGATCGCGGTGGCCTTCCGTAGGGTGTCTCGACTCATGTTCATGGGCCGTCGAATTCATGCGGTGACGGCGGCGGGATGGTCCGCACCGGCGGCGTCGAGGGCGGCGGTGAAGGCGGCTGCGACCACAGCGGGACCGGTGCGTTCTCCGGCGGCACGGGCGGCGTTCCGGTGGGCGGATCCACCGCTTCCGAGGGCAACTTCTGATCGGGATCCAGGAAACGGTCATACATGTCCGCGTCCAGGACCGGCCCACCGATCTGGCCGGGAAGCAGGTTCGCCACGTAGGCCTTGAAAAATGGCCCAGAACCCAGGCATTCGCCGAACGACATCGCGTATCGCTTGAACTTCGGCAAGGTGCGCTGAATATCTTCCTTGCGGTTGTCCAAGATCTCGAGCACACCGTTGAGCTTGTCCAGGGCCGGCTTGAGTTGGGTTCTGTTGTCGGCGACCAAACCGGAGATTTGATGCGACACCGCGGTGAGGTTGTTCATCAGGGCGTCCAGCGAATCCCGCTCGTCGAGCAACGCGGCCAATAGCGCGTTGGAGTTCGCGACCAGGCCGGCGATCTGCTGACTGCGCTTGCCCAGCACGGTCGACACCTTGTTGGCGTTGCCGAGCAGGTTGCGCAGCTGCGCGTCACGACCGTTGAGAGTGTCGGAGAACCGGGCCACACCTTCCAAGGCGGGCCGTAGGTTCGGCGGTGTCTCCTTGAAGGTATCCGCCAACGTCGTCAGCGCCGAGGACAATTGAGCGGTGTCCAGCCCGCTGATCGTGGTGGTCAGGTCGCCCAGCGCGTCGGGCAGGTCATAAGGCGAGTGTGTGCGGGACAGCGGAATGGGGCCCGACAACCGCCCTTCGCCACGCGGTGTGAGCTCCAGCATCTTGGAGCCCAGGATCGTTTCGGTCTTGATCGCCGCCTCGGTGCGGTCGCCCAGCTCGATGCCCTGGCGAACGGTGAAGCCGATCCGGACCTTGGTGCCCTCCAGCCGGATATCGGAGACGCGGCCGACTCCCAGCCCCGAAACCCGCACTGTATTGCCGGGTTTGATGCCACCAGCCTCGGAGAAGTAGGCGGCGTAGTCATCCGTATTTTTGACGAAAGGCAGCTTGTTGTACTGAAATGCGACGACTGTGATGCAGGCCAGAATTACGGTGCCCATCAGTCCTAGCGCGAACGGGCTCCGGCGGCCAAGCGGCTTGATCTTGGGCAGCTTTGTCATTGGGGCGTGCACCGCCCGCTGGGCTGTCCCAGAAGTTTGACGAAGATCGGGTTGCCCCCCTTGCCGTTGACCTTCAGCAGAACCTCGCAGAAGTAGAAGCCGAAGTAGTCACCGTTGAGTCCCTGGCGGGCCAGCACCTGATAGATATCGGGAAGGTCCTTGAGCAGTTTGTCGACATAGTCGCGGTCGGAAACCACCTGTGCGGATACGCGGTCGGTCTCGTGCACCACGTCCTTGATCGGCTGCCGGGACTGGACAAGCAGATCGGCGACGGAACCGGCGGCCGCGTTGACATAGGCCAGCCCGGTGGAG from the Mycobacterium lentiflavum genome contains:
- a CDS encoding Mce protein, with translation MADEPDTPETEEKVTEPTGAYAEDYDTVEDDAPADEADKSEGRFARCRQRLTRRRLSRTGAALVTGTAILALLTGLTGWLGYAAYQKHQAQAQREQFIQVARQGAVNLTTINYTEVDADVQRILDQATGAFREDFEQRAKPFVEVVKAAQSKSEGTVTDAGLESQRGDSAQVLVAVAVKSRTAGGEEAPREWRMRIEVRSVGNDTKVSNVVFVP
- a CDS encoding MCE family protein, which produces MLRLNRRTWIQLAVLTLVTVVSCGAMAFNFMKLPATLFGIGEYSVIVDLPQSGGLYQTSVVTYRGTDVGQVKSVDVTATGVRAVLAMRSGVKVPANVQASVHSRSAIGEQYIELTPQQGKDGEQSRPLQAGDVIPAGHVDVPVDIGHLLDMTNRALQAIPRDNLHTVIDETNRAVGGLGPELSRILDGSTALAIAGGQTLDPLATLIDQSPAVLSTQVQTSDAIATWASRTSALMAQFKAQDAAVRDLLTQGTSGVEEGRALLDRVSPALPVLFANLVSLGDIAVVYRHDIEQLLVLLPQGIAAMAAIIVPSSNTKQEYRGAQLDFNLNLNLPPPCTTGYLPPQQRRSPASVDAPDRPAADLFCRLPQDSELNVRGVRNIPCEAKPWKRAPTIELCESDEEYVPLNEGYNWKGDPNATTSGQGVPMYPPGQDPRLPPPRGTAPPAPPLAVSTYDPATGDYIGPDGRHYTESDLAHPRAKNWQSLLVPPA
- a CDS encoding MCE family protein, which translates into the protein MRRAMAAVLGLVCLAALSGCGWRGLNSFTLPGTSGGGPGAYTIQAQMPDVVTIQQNTRVRVDDVNVGNVTKIELQDWHALVTMRINGDVRLPANSTAKLGQTSLLGSMHIELTPPKDEPPVGQLKNGSVIPLSRASLYPTTEQTLASVSILLNGGGIGQLQEINQAVAKAFAGRENDMRSLLNQLDEFIAKTNDQTDDIIAAAENLNALAGQVAANDPVVDKALMTVPKALAVLAAERTQIAETIDQVGKFSAIAADTIHQSRESLVNNLRNIAPVLRSLADAGPSLTRGLDGLATYPWPTSTVRNWFRGDYANLTLVVDLTLSRIDQGLFTGSRWEGNLTQLELLWGRTIGMQPSPVTGGNPLTYPYHFGGY
- a CDS encoding virulence factor Mce family protein, which encodes MNMSRDTLRKATAISLVLTLAAASFLVARNLWKEVEKNTYSAYFTEANGLFVGDEIRILGVAVGVVDKIEPQPTSSKVTFSVDKQYPVPADARAAILSPSLVTSRAIQLVPAYSGGPKLSPGASIPLNRTAVPVEWDDFRKQLEKLTEALQPTTPGGVNSVGEFVNSAADNLRGQGDTARDTVIKLSQAISALGDHADDIFSTVRNLQLLVSALYSSSDLLASFNRNLASVTTVLTNSPNEIGNALKALDGALVDVRDFLAENRESMGVTFDRLGSITTALNDSRGDIKQILHIAPTVFQNFLNIYQPAQSAMTGILALNNFADIPQFICSSIEAASRARLARVSKLCLQYINPIIKNRIYNYIPAGINPFVGTQARPSEITYSEDWLRPGNPPPPPPEAPSSPDAPPPAGPPPVQVEAPPPPSAGMSSIQVLQNLMLPTGPES
- a CDS encoding MCE family protein; the encoded protein is MTKLPKIKPLGRRSPFALGLMGTVILACITVVAFQYNKLPFVKNTDDYAAYFSEAGGIKPGNTVRVSGLGVGRVSDIRLEGTKVRIGFTVRQGIELGDRTEAAIKTETILGSKMLELTPRGEGRLSGPIPLSRTHSPYDLPDALGDLTTTISGLDTAQLSSALTTLADTFKETPPNLRPALEGVARFSDTLNGRDAQLRNLLGNANKVSTVLGKRSQQIAGLVANSNALLAALLDERDSLDALMNNLTAVSHQISGLVADNRTQLKPALDKLNGVLEILDNRKEDIQRTLPKFKRYAMSFGECLGSGPFFKAYVANLLPGQIGGPVLDADMYDRFLDPDQKLPSEAVDPPTGTPPVPPENAPVPLWSQPPSPPPSTPPVRTIPPPSPHEFDGP